From the genome of Proteus vulgaris, one region includes:
- the mraZ gene encoding division/cell wall cluster transcriptional repressor MraZ → MFRGATLVNLDSKGRITVPSRYRTTLSEISEGQMVCTIDLNQPCLLLYTLPEWEKIELKLAALSSMNPAERRVQRLLLGHASECQMDSAGRLLLASTLRQHAGLTKEVMLVGQFNKFELWDEQVWYSQIEKDIVAEQTSQEPLSTRLLDLSL, encoded by the coding sequence ATGTTTCGTGGAGCAACACTCGTTAATCTTGACAGCAAAGGGCGAATAACAGTTCCTTCCCGTTATCGAACAACGCTGAGTGAGATTTCTGAAGGTCAAATGGTTTGTACCATTGATCTCAATCAGCCGTGTTTATTGCTTTATACACTTCCTGAATGGGAAAAGATTGAGTTAAAATTGGCGGCTTTGTCTTCCATGAACCCGGCTGAACGTCGAGTTCAACGTCTGTTATTAGGACATGCCAGCGAATGCCAAATGGATAGTGCAGGACGTCTTTTGCTAGCTAGCACGCTAAGACAGCATGCGGGGCTAACCAAAGAGGTCATGTTAGTCGGTCAATTCAATAAATTTGAATTGTGGGATGAACAGGTCTGGTATAGCCAGATTGAAAAAGACATTGTTGCCGAGCAAACCTCTCAGGAACCGTTATCGACACGACTATTGGATTTATCACTTTAA
- the cra gene encoding catabolite repressor/activator translates to MKLDEIARLAGVSRTTASYVINGKAKQYRVSDKTVEKVMAVVREHNYHPNAVAAGLRAGRTRSIGLVIPDLENTSYTRIANYLERQARQRGYQLLIACSEDQPDNEIRCVEHLLQRQVDAIIVSTALPPEHPFYQRWANRSLPIIALDRALESEHFISVVGDDLEDAKMLATELKAFPSQSVLYLGALPELSVSFLREQGFRSVWKDDPREVTYLYANSYEREAAAVAFSEWLNNNPMPDALFTTSFALLQGVMDVTLQRSGRLPTQLVIATFGDHELLDFLECPVLSVAQRHRDIAERVLELVLASLEEEQKPQAGITRIRRDLCRRGSLGRAR, encoded by the coding sequence GTGAAACTGGATGAAATCGCCCGCTTGGCTGGTGTTTCACGAACAACAGCAAGTTATGTCATTAATGGTAAGGCGAAACAGTACCGTGTAAGTGACAAGACTGTTGAAAAAGTGATGGCGGTGGTCAGAGAGCATAATTACCACCCGAACGCTGTTGCCGCGGGATTACGTGCTGGTCGTACGCGTTCTATTGGTTTGGTTATTCCTGATTTGGAAAACACCAGTTATACCAGGATCGCAAATTACCTTGAACGACAAGCACGCCAACGCGGTTATCAGTTGCTAATTGCATGTTCAGAAGACCAACCTGACAACGAAATTCGTTGTGTTGAGCATTTATTACAACGTCAAGTTGATGCCATTATTGTTTCAACGGCATTGCCACCAGAACACCCTTTTTATCAGCGTTGGGCTAATCGCTCATTACCGATTATCGCGCTAGATAGGGCATTAGAAAGTGAGCATTTTATCAGCGTTGTTGGTGATGACTTAGAAGATGCCAAAATGTTGGCAACTGAACTGAAAGCTTTTCCTTCGCAATCTGTACTTTACTTAGGGGCCCTTCCTGAACTCTCTGTGAGTTTTTTACGTGAACAAGGTTTCCGTAGTGTTTGGAAAGATGATCCTCGAGAAGTAACCTACCTTTATGCTAATAGCTATGAGCGAGAAGCCGCAGCAGTCGCTTTCTCAGAATGGCTAAACAATAATCCAATGCCAGATGCATTATTCACAACTTCGTTTGCTTTATTGCAAGGGGTTATGGATGTGACGTTACAACGAAGTGGCCGTTTACCAACACAATTGGTTATTGCGACTTTCGGTGATCATGAGTTATTGGATTTCCTTGAATGCCCTGTTTTATCTGTCGCTCAACGACATCGTGATATTGCAGAACGTGTATTAGAACTTGTTCTTGCTAGTCTGGAAGAAGAACAAAAACCGCAAGCGGGAATTACACGTATTCGTCGTGATTTATGTCGCCGAGGCAGTTTAGGACGCGCACGTTAA
- the ftsL gene encoding cell division protein FtsL, with amino-acid sequence MSTERHTLPGVIGQDLLRHGKLPVCLLIAVIISAVYVVTTAHKTRLLTAEKERLVLEKNVLDIEWRNLILEENALADHSRVERFSSDSLGMVHVDPTKENIVVTK; translated from the coding sequence ATGTCTACAGAACGACACACACTACCAGGAGTTATAGGGCAGGATTTACTGCGTCATGGCAAGTTACCTGTATGTTTACTGATAGCCGTGATTATTTCTGCGGTGTATGTCGTGACGACAGCGCACAAGACACGTTTATTGACAGCAGAAAAAGAGCGTTTAGTGCTGGAAAAAAATGTATTGGATATCGAATGGCGCAACCTCATTCTTGAAGAAAATGCACTGGCCGATCATAGCCGAGTAGAGCGTTTTTCAAGTGATAGTTTGGGGATGGTTCATGTTGATCCAACAAAAGAGAACATCGTGGTTACTAAATAA
- the ftsI gene encoding peptidoglycan glycosyltransferase FtsI gives MKFSRSAKAKAKTKSNAKLRKPEEKTGFVSWRFALLCTGIGIALAALLIRVAYLQIINPDPLIREGDMRSLRVQKVPTARGMISDRMGRPLAVSVPVYAIWADPKVVLDANPDMTDSRWLALADALKISVSQIEQKIAAAPSARFIYLARQVNPEISDYISKLKITGINMRQESKRYYPSGEVTAHIIGVTNIDGDGIEGVEKSFNQWLTGAPGERVVRKDGFNRVIENIAQTDSQAAHNLMLSIDERLQSVVYRELTNAVIKNKAESGTAVLVDVNTGEVLAMANSPSYNPNNLAGTPKDAMRNRAITDIFEPGSTVKPMVVMSALHNHIVKENSVINTIPYRLNGHQIKDVALYHELSITGILQKSSNVGVSRLALAMPASELVDVYSRFGFGKPTNLGLVGESSGIFPIKKQRWSDLERATFSFGYGLMVTPLQLARVYATIGSFGIYRPLSITKVDPPVPGTRVFPEPVMKTVVHMMESVALPGGGGVSAAIKGYRIAIKTGTAKKVGPDGKYINQYISYAAGVAPASRPRFALVVIINEPKAGKYYGGAVSAPVFGTIMGAVLRTMNVEPDALMPDDKNEFVIKKEEDTSGRS, from the coding sequence ATGAAATTTTCACGTTCGGCAAAAGCGAAAGCAAAGACAAAGTCAAATGCCAAACTACGCAAGCCTGAAGAAAAAACAGGATTTGTGAGTTGGCGTTTTGCGTTGCTTTGCACAGGCATTGGTATCGCTTTAGCCGCGCTATTAATCCGTGTTGCCTATTTACAAATTATTAATCCAGATCCCCTAATTCGTGAAGGGGATATGCGTTCTTTACGTGTACAAAAAGTCCCAACAGCAAGAGGGATGATCAGCGATAGAATGGGAAGACCTCTTGCAGTCAGTGTGCCTGTGTATGCTATTTGGGCAGATCCTAAAGTTGTATTGGATGCCAATCCAGATATGACAGATTCTCGTTGGTTAGCGCTTGCTGACGCACTAAAGATCTCCGTCAGTCAAATCGAACAGAAAATTGCTGCCGCACCTTCCGCACGTTTTATCTATCTTGCTCGCCAAGTTAATCCCGAAATTAGTGATTACATTAGTAAATTGAAAATTACTGGGATTAACATGCGCCAAGAATCCAAACGTTATTATCCATCGGGTGAAGTAACTGCTCATATTATTGGTGTAACGAATATTGATGGTGATGGCATTGAAGGTGTTGAAAAAAGTTTTAACCAATGGCTAACAGGTGCTCCTGGTGAACGTGTCGTTCGTAAGGATGGTTTCAATCGAGTCATTGAAAATATTGCTCAAACAGATAGTCAAGCTGCTCATAACTTGATGTTAAGTATTGATGAACGCCTACAATCCGTGGTTTATCGTGAATTAACCAATGCTGTTATCAAGAATAAAGCAGAATCTGGAACTGCTGTTTTAGTAGACGTCAATACAGGCGAAGTGTTAGCAATGGCGAATAGCCCATCTTATAACCCGAATAATTTAGCGGGAACGCCTAAAGATGCGATGCGTAATCGTGCTATCACCGATATTTTTGAACCAGGTTCTACAGTAAAACCGATGGTTGTGATGAGTGCTCTGCACAATCATATTGTTAAAGAAAATAGTGTTATTAATACAATTCCTTATCGTCTTAACGGACATCAAATAAAAGATGTGGCGTTATATCATGAGTTATCGATAACAGGAATATTACAGAAATCGAGTAACGTTGGTGTTTCACGACTAGCGTTAGCGATGCCTGCATCTGAACTTGTGGATGTTTATTCACGATTTGGATTCGGGAAGCCAACTAACTTGGGGCTAGTTGGTGAAAGTAGTGGCATATTTCCAATAAAAAAACAACGGTGGTCCGATCTTGAAAGGGCCACCTTCTCATTCGGATATGGGCTAATGGTAACACCGTTACAATTAGCGCGTGTCTATGCAACGATTGGTAGTTTTGGTATTTACCGTCCACTCTCAATTACAAAAGTTGATCCTCCTGTACCAGGAACGCGCGTATTTCCTGAGCCAGTAATGAAAACGGTCGTGCATATGATGGAAAGTGTTGCATTGCCCGGTGGCGGTGGTGTAAGTGCGGCTATTAAAGGGTATCGCATTGCGATTAAAACAGGTACGGCGAAAAAAGTAGGACCAGACGGAAAATATATCAATCAATATATCTCTTATGCGGCGGGCGTTGCGCCTGCGAGTCGTCCACGTTTTGCGTTGGTTGTGATAATCAACGAACCTAAAGCGGGTAAATATTACGGGGGCGCAGTATCTGCACCGGTGTTTGGCACAATCATGGGCGCGGTTTTACGAACAATGAACGTAGAACCAGATGCATTGATGCCAGACGATAAAAATGAATTTGTAATTAAAAAAGAAGAGGATACAAGTGGCCGATCCTAA
- the leuO gene encoding transcriptional regulator LeuO, with amino-acid sequence MTDYTSATVTSKESADMHLRNVDLNLLTVFDAVMQMQNVTRAAQVLGMSQPAVSNAVSRLKVMFNDELFVRYGRGIQPTLRAKQLFGPVRQALQLVHNELPGAGFEPEQSERIFNLSICSPLDIKLAPKIVEQIKNKTPNINVNIKSYLNSNIEHQLKYQEVEFFINYKQFDRAEFHSQPLFNDELVLVVSNKHPRIKESVTQEMLLNEQHSIVSLDDVGSFSTPYYKDTHLENLITYQGTDLNSVLNIVSKTYLVAIAPKWLVECNAEQLDIKAISLPWEKTLRPCYLIWHESTERDKGHLWMKNLLSEVCQN; translated from the coding sequence ATGACGGATTACACATCAGCAACAGTTACCAGTAAAGAATCAGCAGATATGCATTTACGTAATGTTGATCTTAATTTATTAACGGTATTTGATGCTGTTATGCAAATGCAAAATGTCACTCGAGCCGCACAGGTTCTTGGCATGTCACAACCCGCAGTTAGTAATGCAGTATCTCGACTTAAAGTAATGTTTAATGATGAATTATTTGTTCGTTATGGTCGTGGTATTCAACCTACATTAAGAGCAAAACAGCTTTTTGGTCCTGTTAGACAAGCATTGCAATTAGTACATAATGAACTTCCAGGGGCTGGGTTTGAACCAGAACAAAGTGAACGTATATTTAATTTATCTATTTGTAGCCCGCTAGATATTAAATTAGCACCAAAAATAGTTGAACAAATTAAAAATAAAACACCTAACATTAATGTTAATATTAAATCTTACTTAAATAGTAATATAGAACACCAATTAAAATATCAAGAAGTCGAATTCTTTATTAATTATAAACAATTTGATAGAGCAGAGTTTCATTCACAGCCATTGTTTAATGATGAACTTGTTTTAGTTGTTTCTAATAAGCATCCACGTATTAAAGAAAGTGTGACACAAGAGATGTTATTAAATGAACAACATTCAATTGTTTCTTTAGATGATGTTGGTTCATTTAGTACTCCTTATTATAAAGATACTCATTTAGAAAATCTTATCACTTATCAGGGAACTGATTTAAATAGCGTATTAAATATTGTCTCTAAAACTTATTTAGTTGCTATTGCACCAAAATGGTTAGTGGAATGCAATGCTGAGCAATTAGACATCAAAGCCATTTCGTTACCTTGGGAAAAGACACTGCGTCCATGTTATTTAATTTGGCATGAATCAACCGAGCGTGACAAAGGTCACTTATGGATGAAAAATTTACTTAGTGAAGTTTGTCAGAACTAG
- the rsmH gene encoding 16S rRNA (cytosine(1402)-N(4))-methyltransferase RsmH, protein MTTNNFSHTSVLLDEAVNGLNIKSSGIYIDGTFGRGGHSRLILSQLGEQGRLIAIDRDPQAIAVANEIDDARFSIVHGPFSNIEQYVKELGLAGKIDGVLLDLGVSSPQLDDPERGFSFMRDGPLDMRMDPTSGQSAAQWLMTAAEDDITWVLKTFGEERFAKRIARAIVARNKTEEPLTRTKQLADLISEASPVKERHKHPATRSFQAIRIYINSELDEIEKALKGAVSVLAPEGRLSVISFHSLEDRLVKRFIRDESKGPVVPAGIPLTEAQIKELGSARLSSIHKMKPTGIEVEENPRARSSVLRVAQRIEE, encoded by the coding sequence ATGACAACAAATAATTTTAGCCATACCAGTGTACTACTGGATGAAGCAGTGAATGGCCTGAACATTAAGTCTTCAGGTATCTATATCGACGGAACATTTGGTCGCGGAGGCCACTCCCGTTTAATTTTATCGCAATTAGGTGAGCAAGGTCGCTTGATAGCGATAGACCGAGATCCACAAGCTATTGCAGTTGCCAATGAAATAGATGATGCACGATTTTCTATTGTTCATGGGCCTTTTTCAAATATTGAACAGTATGTCAAAGAGTTAGGTTTAGCTGGGAAGATTGATGGCGTTTTGCTGGATTTAGGCGTTTCTTCTCCTCAGCTTGATGATCCTGAACGTGGTTTTTCTTTTATGCGAGACGGGCCACTTGATATGCGTATGGACCCCACTTCAGGGCAATCTGCTGCGCAATGGCTAATGACAGCTGCAGAAGATGACATTACTTGGGTACTGAAAACATTTGGTGAAGAACGTTTCGCTAAGCGCATTGCACGCGCCATTGTTGCTCGTAATAAAACAGAAGAGCCGTTGACACGAACTAAGCAGTTAGCTGATTTAATTAGTGAAGCAAGCCCTGTAAAAGAGCGCCATAAGCATCCAGCAACACGAAGCTTTCAAGCAATTCGAATCTATATCAACAGCGAATTAGATGAAATTGAAAAAGCATTAAAAGGTGCAGTCTCAGTTTTAGCACCAGAAGGGCGTTTATCTGTGATTAGCTTCCATTCATTAGAAGACCGATTAGTAAAACGCTTTATTCGTGATGAAAGCAAAGGGCCAGTTGTCCCAGCGGGTATTCCACTCACAGAAGCGCAGATAAAAGAGTTAGGAAGTGCTCGCTTATCCAGTATTCACAAGATGAAACCGACAGGTATAGAGGTGGAAGAGAACCCACGGGCACGAAGCTCTGTATTACGTGTAGCACAACGTATTGAGGAATAA
- the murE gene encoding UDP-N-acetylmuramoyl-L-alanyl-D-glutamate--2,6-diaminopimelate ligase: protein MADPNLSDLLGALGIQAPSLMLKDMTLDSRKAASGDLFIAIKGHETDGRRYIPQAIAQGVSAVLAEAQDVATHGEIRESHGIPVIYIDNLNAELSKLAGYFYHQPAEKLKLIGVTGTNGKTTTTQLLAQWAQGLGETSAVMGTVGNGLLGHVVPAMNTTGSAVDIQLELQQLLNQGATFTAMEVSSHGLVQGRVSALPFVASVFTNLSRDHLDYHGDMANYEEAKWLLFSTHHSGEKIINADDTVGQKWLLRLPDAVAVTMDNKLPVNWQGRFVKTTNINYHDEGATIRFSSSWGEGEIESPLMGAFNVSNLLCALATLLALEYPLDAVIKASSALTPVCGRMEVFSADNRPTVIVDYAHTPDALEKALQATRLHCTGKLWCVFGCGGDRDKGKRPLMGAVAEELADKVVITDDNPRSEEPKAIIQDILSGLMEPGRAIAIEGRAEAVTNVIMQADANDMILVAGKGHEDYQLVGSRRLDYSDRLTVARLLGVIA from the coding sequence GTGGCCGATCCTAACTTAAGTGACCTATTAGGGGCACTAGGGATACAAGCACCGTCATTGATGCTCAAAGACATGACACTCGACAGCCGAAAAGCGGCAAGCGGTGATCTTTTTATCGCCATTAAGGGTCATGAAACTGATGGTAGACGCTATATTCCTCAAGCAATTGCTCAAGGTGTTTCTGCGGTATTAGCGGAAGCACAAGATGTTGCAACGCATGGTGAAATTCGTGAAAGCCACGGCATACCTGTTATTTATATTGATAATCTCAATGCGGAATTATCAAAATTAGCTGGATATTTTTATCATCAACCAGCTGAAAAACTGAAATTAATTGGTGTTACTGGAACTAACGGAAAAACAACAACAACACAATTGTTAGCGCAGTGGGCACAAGGATTAGGCGAAACCAGTGCTGTGATGGGAACAGTAGGTAACGGGCTATTAGGTCACGTTGTTCCAGCCATGAACACCACAGGCTCTGCGGTTGATATTCAATTAGAGTTACAACAACTATTAAATCAAGGCGCGACATTTACAGCGATGGAAGTCTCTTCTCATGGCTTAGTGCAAGGTCGCGTTAGCGCTTTACCTTTTGTGGCCAGTGTGTTTACTAATTTAAGTCGTGATCATCTTGATTATCATGGTGATATGGCAAATTACGAAGAGGCCAAATGGTTATTGTTCTCCACACATCATAGTGGTGAGAAAATCATTAATGCGGATGATACTGTTGGTCAAAAATGGTTATTACGTTTGCCTGACGCTGTTGCAGTGACAATGGATAATAAATTGCCTGTAAATTGGCAAGGTCGCTTCGTTAAAACAACAAACATTAATTACCACGATGAAGGTGCAACTATTCGCTTTAGCTCAAGCTGGGGTGAAGGGGAAATTGAAAGCCCATTAATGGGGGCATTTAACGTCAGTAATCTATTATGTGCTTTAGCGACATTGTTAGCACTGGAATATCCATTAGATGCTGTGATTAAAGCATCGTCTGCACTTACTCCTGTTTGTGGTCGAATGGAAGTGTTTAGTGCAGATAATCGTCCTACCGTTATTGTCGATTATGCTCATACTCCTGATGCACTAGAAAAAGCACTCCAAGCCACTCGTTTACACTGCACTGGTAAATTGTGGTGTGTGTTTGGTTGTGGTGGTGATAGAGATAAAGGTAAGCGCCCACTAATGGGTGCAGTTGCAGAAGAATTAGCAGATAAAGTTGTTATCACTGATGACAATCCACGTAGTGAAGAGCCAAAAGCCATTATTCAAGATATTCTTTCTGGTTTAATGGAACCTGGCCGTGCAATTGCTATTGAAGGCAGAGCAGAAGCAGTGACTAACGTGATTATGCAAGCCGATGCTAATGATATGATTTTAGTCGCAGGCAAAGGGCATGAAGATTATCAGTTAGTCGGTTCACGTCGCCTTGATTATTCGGATAGATTAACCGTTGCACGGTTATTAGGGGTGATAGCATGA
- a CDS encoding AMP-dependent synthetase/ligase gives MITNNNLQDYHIIRRLQMRFLHSGNNIAYRQWDAKRNIEMSWTEVEKKTRALSNALLEMGVSVQENIGIFSQNTIDWSLADIASLQLRAVTVPLYATSNVEQAAYILNDANIRILFVGDQKQYDIASELLALCPQLEHIIVFNSDVVLNTNPASCYLDSLINNTQYQYDDVLVQRIGECNLDDLFTLIYTSGTTGEPKGVMLDYTSLASQLYLHDERLSLSDKDVSLCFLPLSHVFERAWSFYVMHTGAVNVYLTDTHAVREAMSEVKPTVMCAVPRFYEKVYSAIQDKVSQASLLRRFIFKWAIKQGEKQREAQLNQRNLSFISRLCYRFADKKVLKPLRQILGGRVRFLPAAGARLDDAVIRFFLATGINIKYGYGMTETCATVSCWEENKYKLGSIGTPLPGIEVRIGAENEIQVRGSIVMKGYFNKPEDTAAAFTEDGWLRTGDAGALDSDGALFITERLKDLMKTSNGKYIAPQMIEGTLGQDRFIEHIAVIADTRKFVSALIVPCFDALEEHARALNLKYHDRIELLRHTKIKELFDERLREMQKNFSSFHQVKRFTLLAEGFSMESGELTPTLKLRRKIISERYRNEIELMYQD, from the coding sequence ATGATAACTAATAATAATCTTCAAGATTATCATATAATTAGAAGATTGCAGATGCGGTTTTTGCACAGCGGGAATAATATTGCTTATCGTCAGTGGGATGCTAAGCGCAATATCGAAATGTCATGGACAGAGGTTGAAAAGAAAACACGCGCGCTCTCAAATGCATTATTAGAAATGGGTGTGAGTGTTCAAGAAAATATAGGGATCTTTTCTCAAAATACCATTGATTGGTCTTTGGCTGATATTGCTTCTTTGCAATTACGTGCGGTAACTGTTCCTCTTTATGCAACCAGCAATGTTGAACAAGCCGCTTATATTTTAAATGATGCAAATATTCGCATTCTTTTTGTTGGCGACCAAAAGCAATACGATATTGCTTCTGAATTATTAGCGTTATGTCCTCAACTTGAACATATTATTGTATTTAACTCTGATGTCGTATTAAACACAAATCCAGCTTCATGTTATCTCGATAGTTTAATTAATAACACTCAATATCAGTATGATGACGTGTTAGTACAACGCATTGGTGAGTGTAATTTAGACGATCTGTTTACCTTGATTTATACATCAGGAACAACAGGGGAACCTAAAGGTGTAATGCTTGATTACACGAGTTTAGCATCTCAACTTTACCTGCATGACGAACGTCTTTCATTATCAGATAAAGACGTTTCATTATGTTTCTTACCGCTTTCTCACGTTTTCGAACGTGCTTGGAGCTTTTATGTCATGCACACGGGAGCTGTCAATGTGTATTTAACGGATACTCATGCTGTTAGAGAAGCAATGAGTGAGGTTAAGCCTACCGTTATGTGTGCTGTTCCGCGCTTCTATGAAAAAGTATATAGCGCAATTCAAGACAAAGTGTCTCAGGCTTCACTATTACGTCGATTTATTTTTAAATGGGCAATCAAGCAGGGTGAAAAACAGCGCGAAGCACAACTTAATCAGCGTAATCTTAGTTTCATTTCTCGTTTATGTTATCGCTTTGCTGATAAGAAGGTTTTAAAACCATTACGCCAAATTTTAGGTGGACGAGTCCGCTTTTTACCAGCAGCTGGTGCGCGTTTAGATGATGCTGTTATTCGTTTCTTTTTAGCAACAGGCATTAATATTAAATACGGTTATGGTATGACCGAAACCTGTGCCACTGTTTCATGCTGGGAAGAAAATAAGTATAAATTAGGCTCTATTGGTACACCACTACCAGGTATTGAAGTTCGTATTGGGGCTGAAAATGAAATTCAAGTCCGTGGTAGCATTGTTATGAAAGGGTACTTCAATAAACCAGAAGATACCGCGGCTGCTTTTACAGAAGACGGTTGGTTACGTACTGGTGATGCCGGCGCGCTTGATAGTGATGGTGCACTATTTATCACTGAACGTTTAAAAGACTTAATGAAAACGTCGAATGGTAAATATATTGCACCACAAATGATTGAAGGTACTTTAGGGCAAGACCGTTTTATTGAGCATATTGCGGTGATTGCTGATACGCGTAAATTTGTTTCTGCGCTGATTGTGCCTTGTTTTGATGCTCTTGAAGAACATGCCCGAGCATTAAATCTAAAATACCATGATCGCATCGAATTATTACGTCATACAAAAATTAAAGAACTGTTTGATGAGCGTTTACGTGAAATGCAAAAAAACTTTTCTAGTTTTCATCAGGTTAAGCGATTTACGTTGCTTGCTGAAGGTTTTTCAATGGAATCAGGTGAGTTAACACCGACATTAAAACTTCGCCGTAAAATTATTTCAGAACGTTATCGAAATGAAATTGAATTGATGTATCAAGATTAA